Part of the Sorghum bicolor cultivar BTx623 chromosome 1, Sorghum_bicolor_NCBIv3, whole genome shotgun sequence genome, GCTACTCCTCCCGGCGCCATTATATTCCTCCTCTCCTGCGCTCTCCACCCCCATCCTCCCTCCTCCAGTCCTCCTCCTTGCCTGCAGCAGGTCGCCTCTGGTACGCCGCCGGCCAGTGCTCTCACCACCCCCGGCGAGATGTCGAAGGTAAGCCTTTGCTCCCGCTGCTTGCATTGATCGTGATCTGATTTCTTTATTTCTGCCATTGCACAAAGCTGGTCGCCTTTCCAGCGGCATGGGGAGGATCTTGCTTTGGAATCCAAGAAATGATTCGTGTTGCTTTTCTCTTATTATGGACTCTCTCTGCTTTTTGCACTATATGCTCATCTCTGCTTCCCGGTTCGACTTTGGATGCAGAAAATCGTGGTGAAGCTGCACCTGCACGACAACAAGGACAAGCAGAAGGCCATGAAGGCTGTCTCCGCGCTCACAGGTACCATGTCAGCTTCTTCGTCTTCTTTTCTGTTTCTGATCGTGCGTCTGCTGATTGTGCTTTAATTTGCAGGCATCGACGAGATATCCGTGGACATGGCGTCGCACAAGATGACGGTGATCGGCATGGTGGATCCGGTGAACGTGGTGAGCAAGCTGCGGAAGGCGTCGTGGTCGGCGACCATCGACTCCGTCGGGCCAGCCAAGGAGCCGGAGAAGAAAGAAGCAGGGGAGAAGAAGGACGGCGAGAAGAAGGACGGGGACGGCAAGAAAGACGGCGAGGGGGACAAGAAGAAGGACGGCGAGGGGGAGAAGAAGGAAGGCGGCGAGGGGGACAAGAAGAAGGACGGCGACGAGAAGGACAAGGACGGCGACGGCAAgaaggcggcggcgccgccgacgGAGCAGCAGATCATGGCGGAGCTGATGAACCAGTACCGGGCGTACTACTACCCGTACCCGCACATGACCTACCCCACACACTACTACGTGCAGAGCATGGAGGAGAACCCCAACTCCTGCACCATCTGCTAAAACCATGCATTCTCTGCAGGTTCTGGCTGCTGCCATGCACGAGGTAATTAAAAGTTAAACCCGATTATTAGTTACTAGTAGCTGTGTGCATGTATATATGCGTACTAGTACACACCTTATGGCACGGACGATCGATCTAAGAAGGTCAAGGTGATGTT contains:
- the LOC8062616 gene encoding heavy metal-associated isoprenylated plant protein 39 → MSKKIVVKLHLHDNKDKQKAMKAVSALTGIDEISVDMASHKMTVIGMVDPVNVVSKLRKASWSATIDSVGPAKEPEKKEAGEKKDGEKKDGDGKKDGEGDKKKDGEGEKKEGGEGDKKKDGDEKDKDGDGKKAAAPPTEQQIMAELMNQYRAYYYPYPHMTYPTHYYVQSMEENPNSCTIC